Proteins encoded in a region of the Streptomyces sp. NBC_01298 genome:
- a CDS encoding SRPBCC family protein — translation MSETAITYTVYVQADPARVWQALTEPAFTRRYWGLDFETDWRVGSTMDWVERGARTSDPEQVVLECVPERLLSYTWHTFTPQWAASVGIGEELRAELARERRTKVTYEIEPVGDTLSRLTVLHEGFEPGGTLIGMCGRAWPMLASSLKTLLETGAPLPEQGHANDQGSGGYESHDSRA, via the coding sequence ATGAGCGAGACTGCGATCACCTACACCGTCTACGTCCAGGCCGATCCCGCCCGCGTGTGGCAGGCCCTGACCGAGCCCGCGTTCACCCGCCGCTACTGGGGGCTCGACTTCGAGACGGACTGGCGGGTGGGCTCGACGATGGACTGGGTGGAGCGCGGGGCACGGACGAGCGATCCGGAGCAGGTGGTGCTGGAGTGCGTACCGGAGCGGCTGCTCTCCTACACCTGGCACACCTTCACCCCGCAGTGGGCCGCCTCCGTGGGCATCGGCGAGGAGCTGCGCGCCGAACTGGCCCGCGAGCGGCGCACGAAGGTGACGTACGAGATCGAGCCGGTCGGTGACACCCTCTCCCGGCTCACCGTCCTCCACGAGGGCTTCGAACCGGGCGGCACCCTCATCGGCATGTGCGGCCGTGCCTGGCCGATGCTCGCGTCCAGCCTCAAGACCCTCCTGGAGACCGGCGCCCCGCTCCCGGAGCAGGGACACGCGAACGACCAGGGTTCCGGCGGCTACGAGAGCCACGACTCCCGGGCCTGA
- a CDS encoding DEAD/DEAH box helicase: MKNPSPHGRFGIKPGAKAGPKGGAKGGGKTPRTLGPQGEYSMPRTTTPALPPVESFSELGLPPELVTTMADQGVAEPFPIQAATLPNSLAGRDILGRGRTGSGKTLAFGLAMLARTAGQQADPKRPLALVLVPTRELAQQVTEALAPYAQALKLRVATVVGGLSIGKQTGALRTGAEIVVATPGRLSDLIGRRDVHLERVKIVVLDEADQMCDMGFMPQVTEILDQCHHAGQRMLFSATLDRNVDQLVQRYLKDPVGHSVDPQSASVSTMDHHVLHIHAADKISAATEIAAREGRVLMFLDTKHGVDQFVKHLRAMGVRAEGLHSGKSQPQRTRTLGQFKDGLLNVLVATNVAARGIHIEDLDLVVNVDPPADSKDYLHRGGRTARAGESGKVVTLVTPNQRRDIVRLMADAKIRPTITQVRSGEAALSRITGAKAPSGVPLAGAAATDAKGRPSGSDLGFRGIGTRPGRPGKGKESRKTIEARQAAEARAAARVRRGTK; this comes from the coding sequence ATGAAGAACCCGTCACCTCATGGGCGCTTCGGCATCAAGCCCGGAGCGAAGGCAGGCCCGAAGGGCGGTGCGAAGGGCGGCGGGAAGACCCCGCGGACCCTCGGCCCCCAGGGCGAGTACTCAATGCCCCGGACGACCACGCCGGCGCTGCCGCCGGTGGAGTCCTTCTCGGAGCTCGGCCTGCCCCCTGAGCTGGTGACGACGATGGCCGACCAGGGGGTCGCGGAGCCGTTCCCCATCCAGGCGGCGACCCTCCCCAACTCCCTGGCGGGCCGCGACATCCTCGGCCGCGGGCGGACCGGCTCCGGCAAGACGCTGGCCTTCGGCCTGGCCATGCTCGCCCGGACGGCGGGGCAGCAGGCCGATCCCAAGCGGCCGCTCGCACTGGTCCTCGTACCGACCCGCGAGCTGGCGCAGCAGGTGACCGAGGCCCTGGCCCCGTACGCGCAGGCCCTGAAGCTGCGCGTGGCCACGGTCGTCGGCGGCCTGTCGATCGGCAAGCAGACGGGCGCCCTGCGCACCGGCGCCGAGATCGTGGTGGCCACCCCGGGGCGGCTCAGCGACCTCATCGGCCGGCGCGACGTGCACCTGGAACGCGTGAAGATCGTCGTCCTCGACGAGGCCGACCAGATGTGCGACATGGGCTTCATGCCGCAGGTCACCGAGATCCTCGACCAGTGCCACCACGCGGGCCAGCGGATGCTGTTCTCCGCGACCCTGGACCGCAACGTCGACCAGCTGGTCCAGCGGTACCTGAAGGACCCGGTCGGGCACTCCGTGGACCCGCAGTCCGCTTCGGTGTCCACGATGGACCACCACGTGCTGCACATCCACGCCGCCGACAAGATCTCGGCGGCGACCGAGATCGCGGCGCGCGAGGGCCGGGTGCTGATGTTCCTGGACACCAAGCACGGGGTCGACCAGTTCGTGAAGCACCTGCGGGCCATGGGCGTACGCGCCGAGGGGCTGCACAGCGGCAAGTCGCAGCCCCAGCGCACCCGGACCCTGGGGCAGTTCAAGGACGGCCTGCTGAACGTCCTGGTCGCGACCAACGTCGCCGCCCGCGGCATCCACATCGAGGACCTCGACCTCGTGGTCAACGTGGACCCGCCGGCCGACAGCAAGGACTACCTGCACCGGGGCGGGCGCACCGCGCGCGCCGGCGAGTCCGGCAAGGTCGTCACCCTGGTCACCCCGAACCAGCGGCGGGACATCGTCCGGCTGATGGCCGACGCCAAGATCCGGCCGACCATCACCCAGGTGCGCTCCGGCGAGGCCGCGCTGAGCCGCATCACCGGCGCGAAGGCCCCCTCCGGCGTGCCACTGGCCGGCGCCGCGGCCACCGACGCCAAGGGCCGGCCTTCGGGCTCGGACCTCGGCTTCCGCGGCATCGGCACCCGGCCCGGGCGACCCGGCAAGGGCAAGGAGTCGCGCAAGACCATCGAGGCCCGGCAGGCCGCCGAGGCCCGCGCGGCGGCGCGGGTGCGGCGCGGCACGAAGTAG
- a CDS encoding MarR family transcriptional regulator produces the protein MQGKPRPAATVQDALTRMDRYVALGIVGQQEVAQLLGLNVTDLTCLGHILGAGEDPLGAGDLAELTSLTTGAVTGVLNRLERAGYASRQPDPADRRRVRVVAEPAAAARIFAVYEPFYARLGAVFAEYTPDEVAVIADWFGRATAEVTAHLDRVRAGELGPVAP, from the coding sequence GTGCAGGGCAAGCCCCGCCCCGCGGCCACGGTCCAGGACGCGCTCACGCGCATGGACCGGTACGTCGCCCTCGGCATCGTCGGCCAGCAGGAGGTGGCGCAGCTCCTGGGGCTGAACGTCACCGACCTGACCTGCCTCGGCCACATCCTGGGCGCCGGGGAGGACCCGCTCGGCGCGGGCGACCTCGCCGAGCTGACCAGCCTCACCACCGGCGCGGTGACCGGGGTGCTCAACCGCCTGGAGCGCGCCGGGTACGCGAGCCGGCAGCCCGATCCGGCCGACCGGCGCCGCGTACGGGTGGTCGCGGAGCCCGCGGCCGCCGCGCGGATCTTCGCCGTCTACGAGCCCTTCTACGCCCGGCTCGGTGCGGTGTTCGCCGAGTACACCCCCGACGAGGTCGCCGTCATCGCCGACTGGTTCGGGCGCGCGACGGCCGAGGTCACGGCCCATCTGGACCGGGTACGGGCCGGGGAACTCGGGCCGGTGGCCCCGTAG
- a CDS encoding HGxxPAAW family protein: MSAHGHVDLGHTVAGWTGTAIALVGSAAAGAALCASWTPGVWIGLAIVAVAGLVTWLLHLAGWGKPSGPRPESQWDWRVRDTAARAGHADCLGCRVSGPRRALAAAPRPRSAASLPAADSTA; encoded by the coding sequence ATGAGTGCTCACGGCCACGTAGACCTCGGCCACACGGTGGCCGGTTGGACCGGCACCGCGATCGCGCTGGTGGGAAGCGCGGCGGCGGGCGCGGCCCTGTGTGCCTCCTGGACCCCCGGCGTCTGGATCGGCCTCGCGATCGTGGCCGTGGCGGGGCTCGTCACCTGGCTGTTGCACCTCGCCGGCTGGGGCAAGCCGAGCGGGCCCCGCCCGGAGAGCCAGTGGGACTGGCGGGTCCGCGACACCGCCGCCCGCGCAGGTCACGCGGACTGCCTGGGCTGCCGCGTCAGCGGGCCCCGGCGAGCGCTCGCAGCAGCCCCTCGGCCTCGATCCGCCGCGTCGTTGCCCGCTGCGGATAGCACCGCATGA
- a CDS encoding 2-oxoglutarate and iron-dependent oxygenase domain-containing protein: MGELATFRVPARITGTTADIMLGGAMVRAWQRDGIFQVAVDGRQEARTRAALAASRRFFARPAAEKAAYVNDTSYSGYIASGEEVTDGRPDASEIFTITPDIPAAAADGLPCHGPVPWPSPGYRAAMEAYLAGVGGLGERLLRLVALGLGLGPAGVDRLAGLTRGGWHHMRVLRFPAAERTAERGIGAHTDYGLLVIAAQDEVGGLFVRPPVTGEDRPRNWLPGESTAGFAEERPGWSAVRPVARVLTVFPGDILQFMTGGALLSTPHRVRLADRERYALAYFHEPRFGARIRPLAHTGEDRGDGSVIHYGEHFTRMFMRCYPQRATTRRIEAEGLLRALAGAR; this comes from the coding sequence ATGGGCGAGCTCGCGACGTTCCGGGTGCCGGCTCGGATCACGGGAACGACGGCGGACATCATGCTCGGCGGGGCGATGGTCCGCGCCTGGCAGCGCGACGGGATCTTCCAAGTGGCCGTCGACGGACGGCAGGAGGCCCGTACGCGGGCCGCGCTGGCGGCGAGCCGGCGCTTCTTCGCCCGGCCCGCGGCGGAGAAGGCCGCGTACGTCAACGACACCTCGTACAGCGGGTACATCGCCTCGGGCGAGGAGGTGACGGACGGGCGGCCGGACGCCTCGGAGATCTTCACCATCACCCCCGACATCCCCGCGGCCGCGGCCGACGGCCTGCCCTGCCACGGTCCGGTCCCCTGGCCCTCCCCCGGCTACCGCGCGGCCATGGAGGCCTACTTGGCGGGCGTCGGCGGGCTCGGCGAGCGGCTGCTGCGGCTCGTGGCCCTCGGGCTCGGCCTCGGTCCGGCCGGCGTCGACCGGCTCGCGGGCCTGACCCGCGGCGGCTGGCACCACATGCGGGTGCTGCGCTTCCCCGCCGCCGAACGCACCGCGGAGCGCGGGATCGGCGCCCACACCGACTACGGGCTGCTGGTGATCGCCGCACAGGACGAGGTGGGCGGTCTCTTCGTACGGCCTCCGGTGACGGGCGAGGACCGCCCGCGCAACTGGCTGCCGGGCGAGAGCACGGCGGGCTTCGCCGAGGAGCGGCCCGGCTGGAGCGCCGTACGGCCCGTGGCGCGGGTGCTGACGGTGTTCCCCGGGGACATCCTCCAGTTCATGACCGGCGGCGCGCTGCTGTCGACCCCGCACCGGGTGCGGCTGGCCGACCGGGAGCGGTACGCCCTCGCCTACTTCCACGAGCCGCGCTTCGGCGCCCGGATCCGCCCCCTCGCTCACACCGGTGAGGACCGCGGGGACGGGTCGGTGATCCACTACGGGGAACACTTCACCCGGATGTTCATGCGGTGCTATCCGCAGCGGGCAACGACGCGGCGGATCGAGGCCGAGGGGCTGCTGCGAGCGCTCGCCGGGGCCCGCTGA
- a CDS encoding cold-shock protein, translating into MATGIVKWFNSEKGFGFIQQDDGGPDVFVHFSAIQTTGFKELAEGAKVEYDVTQGPKGPQAEQVVAIG; encoded by the coding sequence ATGGCAACTGGCATCGTGAAGTGGTTCAACTCGGAGAAGGGGTTCGGCTTCATCCAGCAGGACGACGGTGGCCCCGACGTGTTCGTGCACTTCTCCGCAATCCAGACCACCGGCTTCAAGGAGCTGGCGGAAGGCGCGAAGGTCGAGTACGACGTGACGCAGGGGCCGAAGGGACCCCAGGCGGAGCAGGTGGTCGCCATCGGGTAG
- a CDS encoding AAA family ATPase, with the protein MTGTPDTRLIVLRGNSAAGKSSVAEGIRDRHGRGLALVGQDTLRRVVLREPDTPGAANIGLIGSVARYALDHGFHVIVEGILYADRYGPMLDALRRAHRGPTHFYYLDVPFEETLRRHAGTPRAADYGEAELREWYRPLDLLPGDWESVIEAEHSLEDTVTRVMAETGLAAEHG; encoded by the coding sequence ATGACCGGCACGCCGGACACCCGGCTGATCGTGCTGCGCGGCAATTCCGCCGCGGGCAAGTCCTCCGTGGCGGAGGGCATTCGAGACCGCCACGGCCGGGGCCTCGCGCTCGTGGGCCAGGACACCCTGCGCCGCGTCGTCCTGCGCGAGCCGGACACGCCCGGCGCGGCGAACATCGGACTCATCGGCAGCGTGGCGCGCTACGCGCTGGACCACGGCTTCCACGTGATCGTCGAGGGGATCCTCTACGCCGACCGCTACGGCCCCATGCTCGACGCCCTGCGCCGGGCCCACCGCGGGCCGACCCACTTCTACTACCTCGACGTGCCGTTCGAGGAGACCCTGCGGCGGCACGCGGGCACACCGCGGGCGGCCGACTACGGCGAGGCGGAGCTGCGCGAGTGGTACCGGCCGCTCGACCTGCTGCCGGGCGACTGGGAGAGCGTCATCGAGGCGGAGCACTCGCTGGAGGACACCGTCACCCGGGTCATGGCCGAGACCGGGCTGGCGGCCGAACACGGCTGA
- a CDS encoding TetR/AcrR family transcriptional regulator: MTSRTDPRTARTKARLRESLLAECADGPLGEVSVSAVVRRAGVGRATFYLHYEDLTALAVDACADVVHAAVDALHAWQTDPSALPPARPPAALAAFLGGAADRAPLYRTLLLPGGGGPLGERLYRELRERSRAERAAVGAPRPELVASAVAATFTAVLADWLHGDLPADLTDPAALADRIWQLLVALHRAG, translated from the coding sequence ATGACCTCCCGCACCGACCCGCGCACCGCCCGCACCAAGGCCCGGCTGCGCGAGAGCCTCCTCGCGGAGTGCGCGGACGGGCCGCTCGGCGAGGTCAGCGTCTCGGCGGTGGTCCGCAGGGCGGGCGTCGGCCGGGCCACGTTCTACCTGCACTACGAGGACCTCACCGCGCTCGCGGTGGACGCCTGCGCCGACGTCGTGCACGCGGCGGTCGACGCCCTGCACGCCTGGCAGACGGATCCGTCGGCGCTTCCCCCGGCCCGCCCCCCGGCCGCGCTGGCCGCCTTCCTGGGCGGCGCCGCCGACCGGGCACCGCTCTACCGCACCCTGCTCCTGCCTGGTGGCGGCGGCCCGCTCGGCGAACGCCTGTACCGGGAGCTGCGCGAGCGCAGCCGGGCCGAACGCGCCGCGGTGGGCGCCCCGCGCCCCGAGCTGGTGGCTTCGGCCGTGGCCGCCACCTTCACCGCCGTGCTCGCGGACTGGCTGCACGGCGACCTGCCCGCCGACCTGACGGACCCGGCCGCGCTGGCGGACCGGATCTGGCAGCTCCTCGTCGCCCTGCACCGGGCGGGGTGA
- a CDS encoding DUF1304 domain-containing protein: MHTVAAILIGLVAALHAYFLVLEMFLWQRPPGRALSGFDADTARLTAPLAANQGLYNGFLAAGLVWSLVIDSLATQIFFLVCVIVAGVYGAATANRRILVAQALPGALALGAALLAG, from the coding sequence GTGCACACGGTCGCAGCGATCCTCATCGGCCTCGTCGCCGCACTGCACGCGTACTTCCTGGTCCTGGAGATGTTCCTGTGGCAGCGGCCGCCCGGCCGCGCCCTGTCCGGCTTCGACGCCGACACGGCCCGCCTGACCGCCCCGCTCGCCGCGAACCAGGGCCTCTACAACGGGTTCCTCGCCGCGGGCCTGGTCTGGTCGCTCGTCATCGACTCGCTCGCCACGCAGATCTTCTTCCTCGTCTGCGTGATCGTCGCCGGGGTGTACGGGGCCGCGACCGCCAACCGCCGCATCCTCGTCGCCCAGGCCCTGCCCGGCGCCCTCGCCCTGGGCGCGGCCCTGCTCGCCGGATGA
- a CDS encoding BtrH N-terminal domain-containing protein, translating into MTAHVYEDFAPGTHREATLIRHALGSVHEEALVAGLAGGIGFMYFVFEYAGRPPMPTIVAQAHPDPWVQVALGRLRIPYEATRSAKPRWNRVEAALDAGAPVFCTVDRSALPWHGPAPMAELAAADPYVVAVVGYDGDTFQVDDPAAGLDGAGAPYAIGREEFGAAWSGHKKGRHQMVVTTGKPAGEPDLDAAIAATVSRLTGPVLGNHFDVNFGFSGMERFAAQLRDTSTKTGWERRFATPEALAVGTRRLYACLEEEWTAPGATRPLYADFLDLAGHGGAAALFRDSGRQWSRLAELARTADPEADAAGRRELFDACAGLVDDALVLERRAVASLPQPAPSE; encoded by the coding sequence ATGACTGCGCACGTATATGAAGACTTCGCCCCCGGCACTCACCGCGAGGCCACGCTGATCCGGCACGCGCTCGGCAGCGTGCACGAAGAGGCCCTGGTCGCGGGCCTGGCGGGCGGTATCGGCTTCATGTACTTCGTGTTCGAGTACGCCGGCCGGCCGCCGATGCCGACGATCGTCGCCCAGGCCCACCCGGACCCCTGGGTCCAGGTCGCCCTCGGCCGCCTGCGCATCCCGTACGAGGCCACGCGCAGCGCCAAGCCCCGCTGGAACCGGGTCGAGGCGGCCCTCGACGCCGGGGCGCCGGTGTTCTGCACCGTCGACCGGTCCGCCCTGCCGTGGCACGGCCCCGCGCCGATGGCCGAGCTGGCCGCCGCCGATCCGTACGTGGTGGCCGTCGTCGGCTACGACGGGGACACCTTCCAGGTCGACGACCCGGCGGCCGGTCTGGACGGCGCCGGAGCCCCGTACGCGATCGGCCGCGAGGAGTTCGGCGCGGCCTGGTCCGGGCACAAGAAGGGCCGCCACCAGATGGTGGTGACCACCGGAAAGCCCGCGGGCGAACCCGACCTGGACGCGGCGATCGCCGCCACGGTCTCCCGCCTCACCGGACCGGTCCTCGGCAACCACTTCGACGTCAACTTCGGCTTCTCCGGCATGGAGAGGTTCGCCGCGCAGCTGCGCGACACCAGCACCAAGACGGGCTGGGAGCGCCGCTTCGCCACCCCCGAGGCCCTCGCCGTGGGCACGCGGCGGCTGTACGCGTGTCTGGAGGAGGAGTGGACCGCCCCGGGTGCCACCCGGCCGCTGTACGCGGACTTCCTCGACCTCGCCGGGCACGGCGGGGCGGCCGCGCTCTTCCGCGACTCCGGGCGGCAGTGGTCACGGCTCGCCGAGCTGGCCCGTACGGCCGACCCCGAAGCGGACGCCGCGGGACGGCGGGAGCTCTTCGACGCCTGCGCCGGGCTCGTGGACGACGCCCTGGTGCTGGAGCGGCGGGCGGTCGCGTCGCTGCCGCAGCCGGCGCCCTCCGAGTAA
- a CDS encoding cation:proton antiporter, with protein sequence MEMTLVSIVGVSSIVAVAAFSKRLGLAAPLSLVVVGIALSFVPGVPALAVEPEWVLAGVLPPLLYSTAVNMPASDFRRNIKAISGLAVLLVAVTTLGAGWLFHWLMPGLGWPAAFALGAVVSPTDAVAATSMGKQLGLPSRLLTMLEGEGLVNDASALVLLRSAIAAMAGTVSLAGVAGNFLFSVALATAVGLVVGLVNVRVRALLKDSLLNTAISFVVPFVAFLPAEEFHASGVLAVVVAGLVTGHQAPRFLSAQDRLAEAMNWRTLAFLLESAIFLLMGLGLKGLLDEVAADGLSAWRALFIGLAAAALVIVARMVFVAPLIASLRKDAQRAAASKPRLDWLMDRLGAPESEQPANPLRPRRELTPRRREQMKERVTRASADVDFKVNESLGWRSGVALAWAGMRGAITVAAAQTLPEDTPYRPQLLLIAFVVATTTLLLQGLTLPAVIRSVKISGDDPVRFQEEYRRLLEEVAEAGRAVLEEPGLVRGDGSPYAPEVLAKVREDARLDRKDEAAAVPAIDGAREQYVDLRLGVIAASRDAVLAARSTGVYSSQAINQAQRGLDLDEAMFQRLSATAGH encoded by the coding sequence ATGGAAATGACCCTCGTCTCGATCGTCGGCGTCAGCAGCATCGTCGCCGTCGCCGCCTTCTCGAAGCGGCTCGGCCTCGCGGCCCCGCTGAGCCTGGTGGTCGTCGGCATCGCCCTCAGCTTCGTACCGGGCGTGCCGGCGCTCGCCGTCGAGCCGGAGTGGGTCCTCGCGGGCGTGCTGCCACCACTGCTCTACTCCACGGCCGTGAACATGCCCGCGTCCGACTTCCGCCGCAACATCAAGGCGATCAGCGGTCTCGCGGTGCTGCTCGTGGCCGTCACCACCCTCGGTGCGGGCTGGCTCTTCCACTGGCTCATGCCCGGCCTCGGCTGGCCCGCCGCCTTCGCCCTCGGCGCCGTGGTCAGCCCCACCGACGCGGTCGCCGCGACCTCCATGGGCAAACAGCTCGGGCTTCCGTCACGGCTGCTGACCATGCTGGAGGGCGAGGGGCTCGTCAACGACGCCTCCGCGCTGGTCCTGCTGCGCTCCGCGATCGCGGCCATGGCCGGAACGGTCTCCCTGGCCGGGGTCGCCGGGAACTTCCTCTTCTCCGTGGCCCTGGCCACCGCCGTCGGCCTCGTCGTGGGCCTCGTCAACGTGCGGGTCCGTGCGCTGCTCAAGGACAGCCTGCTGAACACCGCGATCTCCTTCGTCGTACCGTTCGTCGCCTTCCTTCCGGCCGAGGAGTTCCACGCCTCCGGTGTCCTCGCGGTGGTCGTCGCGGGGCTGGTCACCGGCCACCAGGCCCCGCGCTTCCTCAGCGCCCAGGACCGGCTGGCCGAGGCCATGAACTGGCGCACCCTCGCCTTCCTGCTCGAAAGCGCGATCTTCCTCCTGATGGGACTCGGCCTCAAGGGCCTCCTCGACGAGGTCGCCGCGGACGGGCTCAGCGCCTGGCGCGCCCTGTTCATCGGCCTCGCGGCAGCCGCGCTGGTGATCGTGGCGCGCATGGTGTTCGTCGCCCCGCTCATCGCCTCGCTGCGCAAGGACGCGCAGCGGGCCGCCGCGAGCAAGCCGCGGCTCGACTGGCTGATGGACCGGCTCGGAGCCCCGGAGTCCGAGCAGCCGGCCAATCCGCTGCGCCCCCGCAGGGAGCTGACGCCCCGCCGCAGGGAGCAGATGAAGGAACGCGTCACCCGGGCCTCGGCCGACGTCGACTTCAAGGTCAACGAGAGCCTCGGCTGGCGCAGCGGCGTGGCCCTGGCCTGGGCCGGGATGCGCGGGGCGATCACGGTCGCCGCGGCCCAGACCCTGCCCGAGGACACCCCGTACCGCCCCCAGTTGCTGCTCATCGCCTTCGTGGTCGCCACCACGACCCTGTTGCTCCAGGGCCTGACCCTGCCCGCCGTCATCCGGTCGGTGAAGATCTCCGGCGACGACCCGGTCCGCTTCCAGGAGGAGTACCGGAGGCTGCTGGAAGAGGTCGCCGAGGCCGGCCGGGCCGTACTGGAGGAGCCCGGCCTCGTACGGGGCGACGGCAGTCCGTACGCGCCGGAGGTCCTCGCGAAGGTCCGCGAGGACGCCCGGCTGGACCGGAAGGACGAGGCCGCCGCCGTCCCCGCGATCGACGGAGCCCGTGAGCAGTACGTGGACCTGCGGCTCGGCGTGATCGCGGCCTCGCGGGACGCCGTGCTGGCCGCCCGCTCGACCGGGGTCTACAGCTCGCAGGCCATCAACCAGGCACAGCGGGGGCTGGACCTGGACGAGGCCATGTTCCAGAGGCTCAGCGCCACCGCCGGGCACTGA
- a CDS encoding ferredoxin, translating to MSRVTRVSVDTDRCIGAGQCALTAPAVFTQDEDGFGALLPGREDGAGSPLLREAARACPVSAIKVEGA from the coding sequence GTGAGCCGGGTGACCCGGGTCTCCGTGGACACGGACCGGTGCATCGGGGCCGGGCAGTGCGCCCTGACCGCCCCGGCCGTGTTCACCCAGGACGAGGACGGCTTCGGCGCCCTGCTGCCGGGGCGCGAGGACGGCGCCGGCAGCCCGCTGCTGCGGGAGGCCGCCCGGGCCTGCCCGGTGTCGGCGATCAAGGTCGAAGGGGCCTGA
- a CDS encoding cytochrome P450, which produces MSEKTIAFPQDRTCPYHPPAAYEPLRTGRPLSRVTLFDGRSVWVVSGHAEARALLSDGRLSADRQNLSFPAPTRRFKGLSNRRAALLGVDDPVHNTQRRMLIPSFSLGRTAALRPRIQETVDRLIDGMLAAGPGAELVGAFALPVPSMVICALLGVPYADHEFFESRSRRLLRGPELADVEDAREQLDGYLRELIGHKRGHPGEGLLDELIARRLETGETDVEELVSLAAILLVAGHETTANMISLGTFTLLSHPEQLDELRADPSLLPAAVEELMRFLSIADGMLRVAAEDIEIGGVTVRADDGVIFSTSVINRDESVFAEPDTLDWHRPTRHHLAFGFGIHQCLGQNLARAEMEIALGTLFERLPGLRLAADPDRIPFKPGDTVQGMLELPVTW; this is translated from the coding sequence ATGTCCGAGAAGACCATTGCCTTCCCCCAGGACCGAACCTGTCCCTACCACCCGCCGGCGGCCTACGAACCGCTGCGGACGGGCCGGCCGCTCTCCCGGGTCACCCTCTTCGACGGCCGCTCCGTGTGGGTGGTCTCCGGGCACGCCGAGGCGCGCGCCCTGCTCTCCGACGGCCGGCTCTCCGCCGACCGGCAGAACCTCTCCTTCCCCGCCCCCACCAGGCGGTTCAAAGGCCTGAGCAACCGGCGCGCCGCCCTGCTCGGCGTCGACGACCCCGTCCACAACACCCAGCGCCGGATGCTGATCCCGAGCTTCTCGCTGGGGCGCACGGCGGCCCTGCGCCCCCGGATCCAGGAGACCGTGGACCGGCTGATCGACGGGATGCTCGCAGCCGGGCCCGGCGCGGAACTGGTCGGCGCCTTCGCCCTGCCGGTGCCGTCGATGGTGATCTGCGCCCTGCTCGGAGTCCCGTACGCGGACCACGAGTTCTTCGAGAGCCGGTCCCGGCGGCTGCTGCGCGGCCCCGAACTCGCCGATGTCGAGGACGCCCGGGAACAGCTGGACGGCTATCTGCGCGAGCTGATCGGCCACAAGCGCGGGCATCCGGGCGAGGGGCTCCTGGACGAGCTGATCGCGCGGCGGCTGGAGACCGGCGAGACCGATGTGGAGGAGTTGGTCTCGCTGGCCGCGATCCTGCTCGTCGCGGGGCACGAGACCACGGCCAACATGATCTCGCTGGGCACGTTCACCCTGCTCAGCCACCCCGAGCAGCTGGACGAGCTGCGCGCCGATCCGTCGCTGCTGCCGGCGGCGGTGGAGGAGCTGATGCGGTTCCTGTCGATCGCGGACGGCATGCTCCGGGTGGCGGCCGAGGACATCGAGATCGGCGGGGTGACGGTCCGCGCCGATGACGGGGTGATCTTCTCCACCTCCGTGATCAACCGCGACGAGAGCGTCTTCGCGGAGCCCGACACCCTGGACTGGCACCGGCCGACCCGGCACCATCTGGCCTTCGGCTTCGGCATCCACCAGTGTCTGGGCCAGAACCTGGCCCGCGCCGAGATGGAGATCGCGCTCGGCACCCTCTTCGAACGGCTCCCCGGCCTGCGGCTGGCGGCGGATCCGGACCGGATCCCCTTCAAGCCCGGGGACACCGTCCAGGGCATGCTCGAACTCCCCGTGACGTGGTGA
- a CDS encoding thioredoxin family protein — protein MARRVHQPLEDQEFDFILGMTDGPVLAYFCGSWPKALEPCRAMDSAVAALAQEYGTRLTAVRVDITRCPTQTKRYEVTGAPTAVLITGGEPVATQAGPMTAEGLRAFLDAHL, from the coding sequence ATGGCACGTCGGGTACACCAGCCACTGGAGGACCAGGAGTTCGACTTCATCCTCGGCATGACGGACGGGCCGGTGCTCGCCTACTTCTGCGGCAGCTGGCCCAAGGCCCTGGAGCCGTGCCGCGCGATGGACTCGGCCGTCGCCGCACTGGCGCAGGAGTACGGGACCCGGCTGACGGCGGTGCGTGTGGACATCACCCGCTGCCCCACGCAGACCAAGCGGTACGAGGTGACGGGCGCCCCGACGGCCGTGCTCATCACGGGCGGCGAGCCGGTGGCGACGCAGGCGGGGCCGATGACGGCGGAGGGGCTCCGAGCGTTCCTCGACGCTCACCTCTGA
- a CDS encoding DoxX family protein: MPRMPSSPLLLAGLLAGAAVAHAVAPKQFDAIVPRSLPGSPRRWTYASGAAELALAAGVAHPRTRKVAALATAAYFVGVFPANVKMAADARHRSPALRAVALGRLPLQVPLVLWARKVGRNAAG; encoded by the coding sequence ATGCCGCGCATGCCTTCCTCGCCGCTCCTGCTCGCCGGTCTGCTGGCCGGCGCGGCGGTGGCGCACGCCGTCGCGCCCAAGCAGTTCGACGCGATCGTGCCGCGCTCGCTGCCCGGCAGCCCGCGCCGGTGGACGTACGCCAGCGGCGCGGCGGAGCTCGCGCTCGCGGCCGGGGTCGCCCACCCGCGCACCCGCAAGGTCGCGGCACTGGCCACGGCGGCGTACTTCGTCGGCGTGTTCCCCGCGAACGTCAAGATGGCCGCCGACGCCCGCCACCGCTCCCCCGCCCTGCGGGCCGTGGCCCTGGGCCGACTGCCGCTCCAGGTCCCGCTGGTGCTGTGGGCCCGCAAGGTCGGCCGGAACGCGGCGGGCTGA